In the genome of bacterium, one region contains:
- a CDS encoding DUF3341 domain-containing protein, with protein sequence MNRRLHAVFQEEEEILAATQSCRERGYKIIDVYSPYPVHGLERAMGLKPSRIPFACLAFAMAGAALMFWFQVWASAVDWPANIGGKPLNSAPAFVPVTFETAVLLGGLGTIFVLFARSRLFPLRRPMISDARLTDDHFL encoded by the coding sequence GTGAATCGAAGACTGCACGCCGTCTTCCAGGAGGAAGAGGAGATCCTCGCTGCCACGCAGTCCTGCCGCGAACGGGGATACAAGATAATCGACGTCTACTCGCCCTATCCGGTGCACGGCCTCGAGCGGGCGATGGGGCTCAAGCCCTCGCGCATTCCCTTCGCCTGCCTGGCCTTCGCCATGGCCGGTGCGGCGTTGATGTTCTGGTTTCAGGTCTGGGCCTCGGCGGTCGACTGGCCGGCGAACATCGGCGGCAAGCCGCTCAATTCGGCCCCGGCCTTCGTCCCCGTGACCTTCGAGACCGCCGTCCTGCTCGGCGGCCTCGGCACGATCTTCGTGCTGTTCGCCAGGTCGCGTCTGTTTCCGCTGAGGCGTCCCATGATCAGCGACGCGCGGCTGACCGACGACCACTTCCT